The following proteins are encoded in a genomic region of Arachis stenosperma cultivar V10309 chromosome 4, arast.V10309.gnm1.PFL2, whole genome shotgun sequence:
- the LOC130973926 gene encoding 14-3-3-like protein A — protein sequence MAESSREENVYMAKLAEQAERYEEMVEFMEKVAKSSDNEELTVEERNLLSVAYKNVIGARRASWRIISSIEQKEESRGNEDHVATIKEYRGKIEAELSKICDGILNLLESNLVPSATTPESKVFYLKMKGDYHRYLAEFKTAAERKEAAESTLLAYKSAQDIALADLPPTHPIRLGLALNFSVFYYEILNSPDRACNLAKQAFDEAIAELDTLGEESYKDSTLIMQLLRDNLTLWTSDITDEAGDEIKETSKQQPGEGQQ from the exons ATGGCGGAATCATCTCGCGAGGAGAACGTGTACATGGCAAAGCTTGCGGAGCAGGCGGAGCGATACGAGGAGATGGTGGAGTTCATGGAGAAGGTGGCGAAGTCTTCTGACAACGAAGAGCTGACGGTGGAGGAGAGGAACCTGCTGTCAGTTGCTTACAAGAACGTTATCGGTGCGAGGAGGGCTTCGTGGAGGATCATCTCGTCGATTGAGCAGAAGGAGGAGAGTAGGGGAAACGAGGACCATGTTGCAACCATCAAGGAGTATAGGGGAAAGATTGAAGCTGAGCTCAGCAAGATCTGTGATGGCATTTTGAACCTCCTTGAGTCCAACCTTGTGCCCTCTGCTACCACCCCTGAGTCCAAAGTGTTCTACCTCAAGATGAAGGGTGATTATCATAGGTACCTCGCTGAGTTCAAGACTGCTGCAGAGAGAAAAGAAGCTGCTGAGAGTACTTTGTTAGCTTACAAGTCTGCTCAG GATATTGCTCTTGCAGACCTTCCTCCTACTCACCCGATAAGGCTGGGTCTGGCACTCAATTTCTCTGTGTTCTATTATGAAATTCTTAACTCACCAGATCGTGCTTGTAATCTCGCCAAGCAG GCATTTGATGAAGCAATTGCTGAGCTTGACACCTTGGGTGAAGAATCATACAAGGACAGTACCTTGATCATGCAACTTCTCAGAGACAATCTGACTTTGTGGACATCTGATATCAcg GATGAAGCTGGAGATGAGATCAAGGAAACATCTAAGCAACAACCAGGCGAGGGGCAGCAGTAG
- the LOC130973924 gene encoding glycine--tRNA ligase, mitochondrial 1 → MLQRLCVLRVSGSIFSAAASFHRTQHSLFSSASSAMAATEESLRKALAEKQSAVEAQGNAVRALKAAAAPKSDIDAAIQSLNALKLEKSDVERHLQSILSADGGLSREAFRQAAVNTLERRLFYIPSFKIYRGVAGLFDYGPPGCAIKSNVLAFWRQHFVLEENMLEVDCPSVTPEVVLKASGHVDKFTDLMVKDEKTGTCYRADHLLKDFCNDKLQKDLTMSSEKAAELKHVLATLDDLSAEALGAKIKEYGITAPETKNPLSDPYPFNLMFQTSIGPSGLIPGYMRPETAQGIFVNFKDLYYYNGNKLPFAAAQIGQAFRNEISPRQGLLRVREFTLAEIEHFVDPEDKSHPKYKEVAELEFLMFPREEQMSGQSAKRIRLGEAVSKGIVNNETLGYFIGRVYLFLTRLGIDKDRLRFRQHLANEMAHYAADCWDAEIECSYGWIECVGIADRSAYDLRAHSDKSGVPLVAQEKFSEPKEVEKLVITPVKKELGLAFKGSQKNVVEALEAMKEKEALDMKAALESKGEVEFEVCTLGKTVTITNKMVTIQKEKKKEHQRVFTPSVIEPSFGIGRIIYCLFEHSFYMRPSKAGDEQLNVFRFPAVVAPIKCTVFPLVQNKQYEDVAKYISKSLTVAGISNKIDITGTSIGKRYARTDELGVPFAITVDSTSSVTIRERDSKDQVRVDAEKAASVVREVTEGHKTWQDVWSTFPHHSSASTEE, encoded by the exons ATGCTTCAGCGTTTGTGTGTGCTGCGAGTAAGTGGTTCAATCTTCTCAGCTGCTGCTTCATTCCATCGCACACAACACTCACTCTTTTCTTCAGCTTCTTCTGCAATGGCCGCTACCGAAGAATCGCTCCGCAAGGCCCTCGCCGAAAAGCAATCTGCCGTCGAGGCTCAGGGAAATGCTGTCCGTGCACTCAAGGCCGCTGCAGCACCCAAGTCTGACATCGACGCCGCCATCCAGTCACTCAACGCACTCAAGCTCGAGAAGTCCGACGTCGAGCGCCACCTCCAGTCCATCCTCTCCGCCGACGGTGGACTAAGCAGGGAGGCGTTCCGTCAGGCCGCTGTCAACACGCTCGAGCGCCGCCTTTTCTACATCCCGTCGTTCAAGATCTACCGCGGTGTCGCCGGCCTCTTTGACTACGGCCCTCCCGGATGCGCTATCAAGTCCAATGTTCTCGCCTTCTGGCGCCAG CATTTTGTTCTTGAGGAGAACATGTTGGAAGTTGACTGCCCCAGTGTGACACCCGAGGTTGTCCTCAAGGCTTCAGGTCATGTGGATAAGTTTACTGATCTCATGGTTAAGGATGAGAAGACCGGGACATGTTACCGTGCTGACCACTTGCTCAAGGACTTTTGCAATGACAAGCTGCAGAAGGACCTCACGATGTCATCCGAGAAGGCTGCGGAGCTTAAACATGTCTTGGCAACCTTGGATGATCTCTCTGCTGAAGCGCTTGGTGCCAAGATTAAGGAGTATGGAATTACAGCTCCTGAAACCAAGAATCCACTATCTGACCCTTATCCGTTCAATTTGATGTTCCAGACATCTATTGGTCCATCTGGCTTGATCCCTGG CTATATGCGTCCTGAAACTGCACAGGGCATATTTGTGAATTTCAAAGACTTGTACTATTACAATGGAAACAAACTCCCATTTGCTGCAGCCCAAATTGGGCAGGCATTCAGAAATGAG ATATCTCCCCGACAAGGCCTTCTTAGAGTCCGTGAATTTACATTGGCAGAAATTGAGCACTTTGTTGATCCAGAAGATAAATCTCATCCAAAGTACAAAGAGGTTGCTGAATTGGAATTTTTAATGTTCCCAAGGGAAGAACAAATGTCTGGTCAATCCGCCAAGAGAATTCGCCTCGGTGAAGCTGTGTCAAAG GGAATTGTCAACAATGAGACTCTTGGTTATTTCATCGGTAGAGTATATCTTTTCTTGACACGTCTTGGTATAGACAAAGACCGGTTACGATTTAGGCAACACCTTGCTAATGAGATGGCCCATTATGCTGCTGACTGCTGGGATGCTGAGATTGAGTGTTCCTACGGTTGGATTGAGTGTGTTGGCATTGCAGATAGGTCTGCATATGATTTGCGTGCTCACTCG GATAAAAGTGGGGTTCCATTGGTGGCTCAAGAAAAATTTTCAGAGCCTAAGGAAGTGGAG AAATTGGTTATAACTCCCGTCAAGAAAGAGTTGGGTCTGGCATTCAAGGGGAGTCAAAAGAATGTGGTTGAAGCACTTGAG GCGATGAAGGAGAAAGAAGCTTTGGATATGAAGGCTGCTCTTGAATCAAAAGGGGAGGTGGAGTTTGAAGTTTGTACACTTGGTAAAACTGTGACTATTACAAACAAAATGGTAACTATtcagaaggagaaaaagaaggagcaccAACGAGTTTTTACACCATCCGTGATTGAACCATCCTTTGGAATTGGACGGATTATTTATTGTCTCTTTGAGCACTCTTTCTACATGAGGCCAAGTAAAGCTGGGGATGAACAGTTAAATGTATTTCGGTTCCCTGCAGTTGTGGCTCCTATTAAGTGCACAGTTTTCCCTCTGGTTCAGAATAAACAGTATGAAGATGTTGCTAAATACATTTCTAAGTCATTGACTGTTGCGGGTATATCAAATAAGATTGACATTACAG GTACATCAATAGGAAAACGGTATGCAAGAACAGATGAACTTGGTGTGCCCTTCGCAATCACTGTAGATTCAACATCTTCAGTAACTATTCGAGAGAGGGACAGCAAGGATCAAGTGCGGGTTGATGCCGAAAAGGCTGCATCTGTTGTTCGAGAGGTAACTGAAGGCCACAAGACATGGCAAGATGTGTGGTCAACCTTCCCCCATCATTCCTCTGCTTCCACCGAAGAATGA
- the LOC130973925 gene encoding probable carboxylesterase 17 produces the protein MAAISLRHNTQVNNNAQLQRDVITEEIEGLIRVRRDGRVERPPIVPNVSPAVTPERGVTARDIMIHKETHLWARIYLPLQSYQCNNKLPLLVYFHGGGFCVGSAAWSCYHEFLINLAAKANCVIVSIDYKLAPENRLPAAYDDGTSVLNWVKREALNPSSVQNWWLSHCNINSMFLGGDSAGANIAFNVATRMGPSSTNMSLKGVILIQPFFGGEERTLSEKNSHQQPPNSALTLPVSDTYWRLALPIGSSRDHPYCNPLANGTTRLRELRLPSIMVCVSELDILRDRNLEFSTTLARAGKRVETVMYKGVGHAFQVLHNYQLSHSRTQEMISHIRAFLINQ, from the coding sequence ATGGCTGCCATTTCGCTTAGGCACAACACACAAGTGAACAACAATGCTCAACTCCAACGTGATGTCATCACTGAGGAAATCGAAGGACTCATAAGAGTTCGAAGAGATGGGAGAGTGGAAAGGCCACCAATTGTGCCTAATGTCTCCCCTGCAGTGACACCAGAACGCGGTGTCACTGCTAGAGACATTATGATCCACAAAGAGACCCATTTATGGGCACGAATTTACCTGCCCTTACAAAGTTATCAATGCAACAATAAGCTTCCTTTGCTTGTTTACTTCCATGGTGGAGGATTCTGTGTTGGTTCGGCAGCTTGGTCTTGTTACCATGAGTTCTTGATCAATCTTGCTGCCAAAGCAAACTGTGTCATTGTGTCCATAGACTACAAACTGGCACCGGAGAATCGCCTTCCGGCCGCATACGATGATGGAACCAGTGTTCTCAATTGGGTGAAAAGAGAAGCACTCAATCCCTCTAGTGTGCAAAATTGGTGGCTGAGCCATTGCAACATAAATTCCATGTTCCTAGGTGGTGATAGTGCAGGAGCTAACATAGCTTTCAATGTGGCGACAAGAATGGGACCATCAAGCACCAATATGTCTCTAAAGGGTGTCATATTGATCCAACCTTTCTTTGGAGGAGAGGAAAGAACATTGTCCGAGAAGAATTCTCATCAGCAGCCGCCGAATTCGGCGCTAACTTTGCCGGTTTCTGACACTTATTGGCGCCTAGCACTTCCTATTGGATCCAGCCGTGACCATCCATATTGCAACCCTCTTGCAAATGGCACAACCAGATTGAGGGAGCTGAGGCTTCCTTCAATTATGGTATGTGTCTCAGAATTGGATATACTCAGAGACAGAAACTTGGAGTTTTCAACTACTTTGGCAAGAGCAGGGAAAAGGGTTGAAACAGTTATGTACAAAGGTGTAGGCCATGCATTCCAAGTGCTTCATAACTATCAGCTTTCACATTCTCGGACACAAGAGATGATATCTCATATCAGAGCATTCCTGATTAACCAATAA
- the LOC130976332 gene encoding uncharacterized protein LOC130976332 encodes MEKYEAIKNFDEDDEDVEMAVQQISDSRSASTATIAAPQRQTRPNSTKIVQEVSSSKHQPPSQSQRLLSLDVFRGLTVALMILVDDAGGIVPALNHSPWNGLTIADFVMPFFLFIVGVALALTYKKPSCRTDATRKAFLRALKLLVLGLFLQGGYFHRLTDLSFGVDIKRIRLMGILQRIALAYLVTALCEIWLRSDDTVNSGSSLLRKYRYQWAVSLLVSGIYLSLLYGLYVPDWVYRIATESSSEPKIFSVKCGVRGDTGPGCNAVGMIDRTILGIQHLYGRPIYARTPECSINSPENGPLPPDAPSWCQAPFDPEGLLSSVMAIVTCLVGLHYGHIIVHFKDHRVRILYWMIPTSFLVVFGFALDLFGMHINKALYTFSYMCVTAGASGVLFVGIYLMVDVCGYSRLTMIMEWMGKHALMIYILAACNVFPIFIQGFYWGKPQNNILRLIGVGT; translated from the exons atggagAAGTACGAAGCTATCAAGAACTTCGATGAAGACGATGAGGATGTTGAGATGGCAGTCCAGCAGATCTCTGATTCAAGATCTGCCAGCACCGCCACCATTGCTGCACCACAACGCCAAACAAGGCCTAACAGCACCAAGATTGTTCAGGAAGTCTCTTCTTCAAAGCACCAACCTCCATCTCAGTCTCAGCGTCTTCTTTCACTTGATGTCTTTCGTGGCCTCACTGTTGCG CTGATGATACTGGTGGATGATGCTGGTGGTATTGTTCCGGCACTCAATCACTCCCCATGGAATGGTTTGACAATAGCAGATTTTGTCATGCCATTCTTTCTTTTCATTGTTGGTGTTGCACTTGCCCTCACGTACAAG AAGCCATCTTGCAGAACTGATGCGACAAGAAAAGCATTTCTACGAGCTCTGAAGCTTCTCGTATTGGGCCTTTTTCTTCAAG GTGGTTATTTTCATCGCCTGACTGACCTGTCATTCGGGGTGGATATTAAGCGCATAAGATTGATGGGAATACTGCAG AGAATTGCATTAGCATATTTGGTGACAGCACTGTGTGAAATTTGGCTCAGAAGTGATGATACTGTTAACTCAGGATCATCCCTATTAAGGAAGTATCGATACCAGTG GGCTGTGTCTTTGCTTGTATCTGGAATTTATCTTTCCTTGCTGTATGGGTTATATGTTCCTGATTGGGTGTATCGGATTGCCACTGAGTCTTCTTCAGagccaaaaatattttca GTTAAATGTGGAGTAAGGGGTGACACTGGACCAGGCTGCAACGCTGTTGGAATGATTGATCGAACAATATTGGGTATACAACATCTGTATGGGAGACCAATATATGCACGGACGCCT GAATGCAGTATTAATTCCCCTGAAAATGGACCATTGCCTCCTGATGCTCCTTCTTGGTGTCAGGCCCCCTTTGACCCTGAAGGACTCTTAAG CTCGGTGATGGCTATAGTTACTTGCTTGGTTGGCTTGCACTATGGACATATTATTGTCCATTTCAAG GACCATAGAGTTAGAATCCTATACTGGATGATCCCAACCTCTTTTCTTGTAGTTTTTGGCTTTGCATTGGACTTATTTG GAATGCACATAAACAAGGCTCTCTACACATTCAGTTATATGTGTGTCACTGCTGGCGCTTCCGGTGTCCTCTTTGTTGGAATTTATTTGATG GTTGATGTATGTGGGTATAGTCGCTTGACTATGATTATGGAATGGATGGGCAAGCACGCATTAATGATTTATATTCTTGCTGCTTGCAATGTTTTTCCCATTTTCATCCAGGGATTTTATTGGGGAAAGCCTCAGAATAACATT CTGAGGTTAATTGGAGTTGGTACTTAA
- the LOC130975975 gene encoding protein FAR1-RELATED SEQUENCE 5-like, translating into MDVKFVPETGRWHIFYFSDKHNNDLLDTQFSAMLPAHRKMSEADIMQMMNMLKSGISTSQIFGLLASQAGGYEFVGYGPRDMYNEIARQRRQIPGDAARVLKKLEAMRLKDPQLYFKACHDSRGLLRNLFWSDGISQLDYRLFGDVIAFDATYKKNKYSCPLVIFSGVNHHNQTIILLLR; encoded by the coding sequence atggatgttaaatttGTACCAGAAACTGGAAGGTGGCATATCTTTTATTTCTCTGACAAACACAACAATGATCTATTGGATACACAATTCAGTGCTATGTTGCCTGCCCACAGAAAAATGTCAGAGGCAGATATTATGCAAATGATGAACATGCTAAAGTCAGGGATTAGCACTTCACAGATATTTGGTCTTCTAGCTAGTCAAGCAGGCGGGTATGAATTTGTTGGCTATGGTCCCAGAGATATGTACAATGAGATTGCTCGGCAAAGGCGTCAAATTCCTGGTGATGCAGCACGAGTGTTGAAGAAGTTGGAGGCTATGCGGTTGAAGGATCCACAATTATATTTCAAGGCATGTCATGATTCAAGAGGTTTGTTACGTAACTTGTTCTGGTCTGATGGGATTAGCCAACTAGACTACCGACTCTTCGGGGATGTTATTGCTTTTGATGCTACGTACAAGAAGAACAAGTATAGTTGTCCATTAGTCATATTCAGCGGGGTTAACCACCACAACCAAACAATTATTTTGCTGCTGCGTTAG
- the LOC130975976 gene encoding protein FAR1-RELATED SEQUENCE 5-like translates to MAIRNAVRVVFPEVRHRLCAWHLIRNATSNVGSPSFTSKFQKIMLGDYEISVFKHKWVQLIEEFGLEDKPWVINMYEEKHMWATAYIRGKFFAGFRTTSRCEGLHSVVARYVGSRHDLTSFVEHFQRCVAHLRFKEFNADYESTRGVPVMQTCIELLERYAAELYTHEIFRFFRPFFSRAGSMRVLNIENNDDCIKYIMCKHGRPDFMWTVDFRQEEMIFMCTCLRMESFGISYEHIVKVMVDKDICEIPRSLVLDRWTKKVKSALIDPSGFTRDAVIISRQSALIEFSKKLAAVAAKVPGRYEETRDLIMGLYSSYKAANEGTNQPHSGVAKSSNPYAHQIGVGSGQPSRKKRQRCSVCQMEGHKKTTCPWQKDIDNNVIEDEANGSDDGDVYSVPTVELDSDN, encoded by the coding sequence ATGGCGATTAGGAATGCAGTCAGAGTTGTATTTCCCGAAGTCAGACATAGATTATGCGCTTGGCACCTTATTCGAAATGCAACTAGCAATGTTGGAAGTCCATCGTTTACATCTAAATTCCAAAAAATTATGTTGGGAGACTACGAGATTTCCGTGTTTAAGCATAAGTGGGTTCAGCTTATTGAAGAATTTGGCCTTGAGGATAAGCCGTGGGTGATCAACATGTACGAAGAGAAGCATATGTGGGCTACTGCATATATAAGAGGAAAATTCTTTGCTGGCTTTAGAACTACCTCAAGATGTGAAGGTTTACACTCAGTTGTTGCAAGGTATGTGGGGTCGCGGCATGATTTGACAAGTTTCGTAGAGCATTTTCAAAGGTGTGTTGCACACTTGCGCTTTAAAGAATTTAATGCTGATTATGAATCTACACGTGGGGTGCCCGTTATGCAGACTTGTATAGAGCTGCTAGAGAGATATGCTGCTGAGTTATACACTCATGAGATATTTCGTTTCTTTCGGCCATTTTTTTCTAGAGCTGGATCAATGCGGGTGCTAAACATAGAGAATAACGATGATTGCATAAAGTACATTATGTGTAAGCATGGGAGGCCCGATTTTATGTGGACTGTTGATTTTCGTCAAGAAGAAATGATCTTCATGTGTACCTGTTTAAGAATGGAGTCATTTGGAATTTCCTACGAACATATTGTGAAAGTTATGGTTGACAAAGACATTTGTGAGATTCCCCGGTCATTGGTATTGGATAGATGGACAAAAAAGGTTAAGTCAGCACTCATTGATCCAAGTGGGTTCACGAGGGATGCTGTTATTATTAGTCGCCAAAGTGCCTTGAtagaattttctaaaaaattggCTGCTGTTGCTGCTAAAGTACCAGGGAGATATGAAGAGACACGTGACCTAATTATGGGATTGTACTCATCTTACAAGGCTGCAAACGAAGGCACTAATCAACCTCATTCAGGTGTAGCTAAAAGTAGCAATCCGTATGCTCATCAAATTGGTGTAGGCTCAGGACAACCATCTAGGAAGAAGCGGCAACGTTGTAGTGTTTGTCAAATGGAAGGACATAAGAAGACAACATGTCCTTGGCAAAAGGACATTGACAACAATGTTATTGAAGATGAAGCTAATGGTTCAGATGATGGCGACGTATATTCAGTACCGACGGTTGAGTTAGATAGTGATAATTAG